The Triticum aestivum cultivar Chinese Spring chromosome 3A, IWGSC CS RefSeq v2.1, whole genome shotgun sequence genome includes a region encoding these proteins:
- the LOC123062079 gene encoding reticulon-4-interacting protein 1, mitochondrial, translating into MWWRAVARARRRIPGARPLSTAAAGKSGREVVVPRFGGPEVLQVRQGVPAPDLKPGEVLVRARAVSINPLDLRMRSGYGRCIFEPLLPLIIGRDISGEVAATGTSVSSFYIGQEVFGALHPTAIRGTCADYAVLSQDELTSKPSTLTHVEASAIPFAALTAWRALYGTAGISKGQRLLVLGGGGAVGLSAVQLAVAAGCSVSATCGAQSIEQVLAAGAEKAIDYAREDTESTVTGKFDAVLDTIGIAETERVGINLLRRGGHYMTLQGEAASLADRYGLYVGLPAATATLLKKQMQYRCSHGIEYWWTYMRADPDGLHEIQRLSGAGKLQIPVEKTFPISQVREAHEAKEKRLVPGKVVLEFD; encoded by the exons ATGTGGTGGAGGGCGGTGGCCAGGGCTCGCCGCCGGATCCCGGGAGCGCGGCCcttgtcgacggcggcggcggggaagagcGGCCGCGAGGTGGTGGTGCCGCGGTTCGGCGGGCCGGAGGTGCTGCAGGTGAGGCAGGGGGTGCCCGCGCCCGATCTGAAGCCCGGGGAGGTGCTCGTGCGCGCGCGCGCCGTCTCCATCAACCCCCTCGACCTGCGA ATGCGGTCTGGCTATGGCCGTTGCATATTCGAGCCACTCCTACCTCTCATCATTGGCCGGGACATCAGTGGTGAAGTTGCAGCTACAGGGACTTCTGTGTCGTCATTCTATATTGGGCAAGAAGTGTTTGGTGCCTTGCATCCAACAGCGATTAGAGGGACATGTGCTGATTATGCAGTTCTTTCACAGGATGAGCTTACTTCTAAACCATCTACGCTCACTCATGTG GAGGCCAGTGCAATTCCGTTTGCTGCGTTGACTGCGTGGCGTGCTTTATATGGTACTGCTGGAATTTCTAAAGG ACAAAGATTACTTGTGCTTGGTGGAGGAGGAGCAGTTGGGCTTTCTGCTGTTCAGCTTGCGGTAGCTGCAGGATGTAGTGTTTCAGCTACCTGTGGAGCCCAAAGTATCGAGCAAGTTTTGGCAGCCGGTGCTGAAAAGGCTATTGATTACGCCAGAGAG GATACTGAATCGACGGTTACAGGAAAGTTTGATGCCGTGTTAGATACAATAGGAATAGCTGAAACTGAAAGAGTTGGCATTAATCTTCTGAGAAGAGGCGGACATTATATGACCCTTCAG GGAGAAGCAGCTTCACTAGCAGATAGATATGGATTATATGTGGGACTTcctgctgctactgctactttaTTGAAGAAACAGATGCAGTATCGTTGTTCTCATGGAATAG AGTACTGGTGGACATACATGAGAGCTGATCCTGACGGTCTCCATGAGATCCAGAGGCTGTCCGGAGCTGGAAAACTACAGATACCTGTGGAGAAGACTTTTCCTATCAGCCAAGTAAGAGAAGCTCATGAGGCCAAGGAGAAAAGACTGGTGCCTGGCAAGGTGGTTCTAGAGTTCGACTAG